The sequence GCCCGCGGTGCCGTCGTAGCGCTGCCAGTCGCGGACGATCACCCGGCGGCTGGGCGTGTTGACCCCCGCGGCCAGCGTCGGCGTAGCGCTGACCACGCGGATCAGCCTGTCGCGGAAGGCGTCCTCGACCAGACTGCGATGTTCGCGAGCGAGCCCCGCGTGGTGAAAGGCGGCGCCCTTCTCGACGGCGTCGGCCAGGTTCTCGCTCGTCTCCGTATCACTCACCTCGCGGATCTGGGTGGCGACCTCCCGGAGCGCTGCTCGTTCCTCGGTGTCGAGGCCGTTCCCGGTGACCCCCGCGAGTCGCCGCGCGGCCGCCTCGGCGTTCCGCCGCGAGTTGACGAACACGAGCGTCGACCCGTCATCCGCCAGGGTGTCGTCGACGATGGCCGCGGTCTGGCTCTTCGATCCGACCGCGAGTTCGCGCTGACTGCCGTCGTCGAAGTGCAGCGCGTTGCCGTAGTGTACGCCGGTCTTGAGGTCGATGGGCCGCCAGGTCGAGTCCACGAGTTCGGCGTCGAGCCAGTCAGCGATCTCGCCCGCGTTCCCGATGGTCGCCGAGAGCGCGACGACCTGGAGGTCGGGGATGCGCTGGCGGAGTTTCGCGAGTGTGACCTCGAGGGTTGGCCCCCGGCTGGCATCGTCGACGAGGTGGACCTCGTCGGCCACGATACACGAGAGGTTCTGCATCCACGTCGCGCCGTTCCGGATGAGCGAGTCGACCTTCTCGGAGGTGGCCACGACGACGTCGTTGTCGCCGAGCCACTCGCCGTCGCTCTGATAGTTGCCCGTCGAGACGCCGATGGAGAGGCCGAACTGCTCGAGTTCGGCGAACTCCTCGGCCTTCTCGCTCGCGAGCGCCCGGAGCGGGACGATGTAGAGGGCGGTCCCACCGGTTCCGTTCTGGCGCCCCCGTTCGATCGAGGAGAGCATGGCGAGTTTCGCGACGAGCGTCTTGCCGCTGGCGGTCGGTACGCTCGCGACGAGGTTTCGCCCGTCCGTGACGCCCGCCTCGACGGCCTCGGCCTGGGGCGGGTAGAGCTCCTCGATGCCCTGCGACTGCAGGAACGCGGGCACCCCGTCGGGCAGTCCCGACAGGTCCGTGACCTTCATCGAACCAGGGTAGGCGTGTGCTTCGGTTTAACCCTTCGCCCCACCTTTTTCCTCGTCGGGTTTCCTCGCTCGCGTCCGCTCGCTGCGGGAACCCTCCTCGCAAAAATCTGGACCAAAAACGTCCCGCGAGCGCTCAGCGCTCGCGGTGAATCGCCTCGCTCGGGTTCTTCGAACCCCTCGCTCGGCGAATGCTCGGGGCGGTTGACTGGCTCTGGAGAATCTGCGTTGGATCGATGTAGCCGGGCTACCCCGACACCGCTTTCACCCTCCCGTGCGACTTTCCATCCATGCAGATTCGACTCGATCGGGACACCTGTATCGGGATGTTTCAGTGCGTCGCGGAGTGGGACGAGGGATTCGAGGCGGACCAGGACGAGGGCAAGGTCGACCTGCTCGACTCAGAAGAGATCGAGGACGGGATCTTCGAACGCGAGGTCCCCGAGGACGCCGAACTCGACGCGAAGTTCGCCGCCCGCGCCTGCCCCGTCGACGCCATCGAAATCTACGAGGACGGCGAACAGACCGTCTGAACGGCCCGCTACGGCC is a genomic window of Halanaeroarchaeum sp. HSR-CO containing:
- a CDS encoding ferredoxin, with translation MQIRLDRDTCIGMFQCVAEWDEGFEADQDEGKVDLLDSEEIEDGIFEREVPEDAELDAKFAARACPVDAIEIYEDGEQTV